DNA sequence from the Sediminibacillus dalangtanensis genome:
TCATCGGCACTTTTGGTACGTCCATCATTTTGGAAGCTGGTTTCTTATGGTCATCTTCCTTGATTACCGGAAATGCTTTGGGCGTAGTATCCTTCCAAGGATGCTTTGCAGGCTGTTTGCCAGCCTGTGGCTGTGTTTCCGGCTTCTCTTTTTCCTTAGGCTTCTGCTGGCTTTCCTGTTGCTTCTTCTTCTGTTTTTGTTGCGCAGGTTGAGGAGGGTATTGCTGCATTTCCTTATCTAAACTTCCCTCTTGTTTAACTTGGACAGAATTGCCTGGTATCTTGATTTTCATTCCCGGCATGATCATATCCGGATTAGACAGGTGAGAATTCACCTGCTTCAGTTCTTCAAAATCCACTCCATACTTTTTGGCTATTTCCCACAATGTTTCTCCTTTTTGCACTACATGAATTCTCAATACTGAAACTCCCTTCTGTATAATTATGGCAGACACTAACGAGCCTGAATTACGGAACAATTCCATACAACATATGCGAATGCCCCAGAAAGGTTGATGAAATATTCGATGATCATGAAAAATATGCCTAAAAATACAAGCTGCCGGCCGGAATGACTTTCATCATCCCTGCCGGCAGCAAAGGTCTTCATACTTGTTACCTATTCATTTGGTAAACGGGATAGGTGCCGAGGAGTGTCACTTTACAGCCCAATGCCTCCAATTCGGCCTTCACCCCAGGAAACAACACTTGGTCATAAGCTTGGATGACATCGATAATGAAATAATAGTTTCCAAGCCCTGTCTTCATCGGCCGGGATTCGATTTTGGACAGGTTCATTTTCCGCCAGGCAAAAGCGGACAGCACTTGATGCAATGCACCCGCATAATCGCTCGGTAGCGTAATCAACAAGGTTGTTTTTTGCGTGCCGGCTGCATGCCCACTGCTGATTACCGGCTCCTCCTGCTTCGATAACACTGCAAACCTTGTATGATTATTTGGATAATCATGAATATCCTCTGCCAAAATTTTTAATCCGTATTCTTTAGCAGCAAGTTTATTGCCAATTGCTGCGGCAGTCGGATCCGAAGTCGCAACCATTTCTGCCGCCTTCCCGGTGGAGGTAGTGTAATGCACATCCGCCTGCTGCAAGTGTTTATGTAGAAATTGATGACACTGAGCAATTGCATGGCTGTGTGAATACACATGGGCGATATCCAAAAAAGATTCGGTCGCTCTTTCGTTTACCAGCAAGTGCTGCTTGATTGGAACGACTATTTCTGCAACGATAGGAAGTCTCACTTGATGGATCATATAATCAATCGTCAAGTGGACCGTTCCCTCGATTGCATTTTCCAATGGCACGACAGCTATATCGATTTCTTCGTTTTCTACGGCATCCATACATTCAGGAATCGTTGCATAATCCGCTTTTTCTTCTCCATTAAAAAGGGAATCTACTGCAATTTTCGTAAAAGTCCCCTTCGGCCCCAAATACCCTATTTTCTTTTTCACCATGTTTCCCCCTGTTCTAAGCACCAGAACTTAATATTTCCACCCTATCGACAAAATCCAGCCGTTTCAATTGTTGAATCAACGTCTCGATTTGAATAGTCATTGCGGAAGTATTCAAGGACAACGTCACATTCGCCTTTCCCTGGAGCGGAATCGTCTGATGGATAGTCAAAATATTCCCTCCTGCTTTTGCTACCGTATCCAGTAAATTGGATAATGTACCTGCCCTGTCTTCCAAGTGAAAAAACAAAGTGATCATCCGCTCCTTTACCATTGCCTGGAAAGGAAATACTGCATCCCGATACTTATAAAAAGCACTCCGCGACAAATCGACCTGTTTCACAGCATCAAATACAGATTCCACTTTGCCGCGTTCAATCAGCGCTTTCGCTTCAATCGTTTTTTTCATGGCATCAGGAAGGATGTCGTTTCGTACAAGATAAAATTTTTCTTCTTTTTCAGCCATTGGTTTATTCCCCTTTGTACGTGCCTAGCTCCGCCTGAAAGTACGTTATTCAATGAACTCAAATTCATAATCCAGCAGCCGTACTGTGTCCCCATCTTCGGCTCCCTGTTTGCGGAGGGCTTCATCGATTCCCATCCCCCGCATTTGACGGGAAAACCGACGCACGGACTCATCGCGGTTGAAGTCGGTCATGCGGAACAATTTCTCGATACGCTCCCCGGAAAGGACAAATGCACCGTCCGGATCACGGGTGATTTGGAAACCTTCCTGCTCCGGCTCATACTTATAAACAACACGTTCTTCTTTCTCCTCGATCGGCGTACTCTCTTTTGGAATGGTATCAAGCAAATCTGCGACAGCGAACAATAGCTCGCGTACCCCTTCTCGTGTCACGGTAGAAATCGGATAGACAGGGAATTCGTCCGTCATGTTCGCTTTGAACTCCTTCAAATTATCCTCGGCGCCAGGCATGTCCATTTTATTAGCGACAATAATCTGCGGCCGATTTTCCAGTGCCATATCGTATTCCTTCAATTCGTTATTAATGGCTACATAATCCTCGTATGGATCCCGTCCTTCGCTGGCCGCCATATCAATCACATGGACAATCACCCTGGTTCGTTCCACGTGCCGCAGAAACTGATGTCCTAATCCGACGCCTTCATGGGCACCTTCAATCAATCCAGGCAGATCAGCCATGACAAAACTGCGCTGATCCGTCGTTTCTACTACTCCGAGATTTGGCGATAATGTAGTGAAATGGTAATCGGCAATTTTCGGTTTTGCGGCACTGACAACGGATAATAAAGTCGATTTCCCCACACTAGGAAAGCCGACCAACCCAACATCAGCTATCAGCTTCAATTCAATTTGAATATAGCGCTCCCGTCCGGGCTCCCCATTTTCAGCCAATTCCGGTGCAGGATTTCTCGCAGTTGCAAACCGGATATTGCCCCGTCCGCCGCGTCCGCCTTGGGCAATCACCGCTCGCTGTTTGTGTTCCACGAGATCGGCAATGACTTGCCCTGTATCATCATCTCTCACCGTTGTTCCCGGTGGGACCGACAATACTAATGGTTCAGAATTTTTTCCGTGCTGTCCCTTGCTCATGCCATTTTCTCCGCGTTTTGCTTTAAAGTGTTTCTGGTAACGGAAATCCATCAATGTGTTCAATCCTTCATCCACTTCAAACACAATATCTCCGCCATTCCCGCCGTCTCCTCCGGCAGGTCCGCCCATCGGTACATATTTCTCTCTCCGAAAAGCAACCAGGCCATTTCCGCCATCGCCTGCTTTAACATACACCTTTACTTGATCGACAAACATAGTTGATCACCTCTTCAGCTGCACACCCATTTGACTGTACACCGATTTTTTTCTGCTTCTGAGACCGTAACGAAAAATCGTTCGTCAAGTTCAGACAGCTCTTTGCTCATTTTTTCAGGTGTATCGTACACCCCTGAAATTTCCAACAATACAACCAATTGATTCAATTGGTCGGAATGAAGGGTAAGATTCCCCTCGTACATTTCCATTTCGTTTGTATGCCGGCCGATTACCTCTATCAGCTTATTTAGCCAGGACGCTATCTCTTCATCATATATAGAATACCCGTTTGATTCCAGCGAAATGTCGTAATCAAGCCGGAAATTACTGTGATGCCAGTTAAAACTTATGGCCCATAAAGCTGTCTGCGGCAAGCATGCACTTGAAATCCGCCGTTCCTTTTCCATTTCAGCATTGATTTCGTGGATTTTCTCCTTCACTTTATCCAGTTTCCCCATTGAGGCATAGCCACTAATCAACTGCATCGCATTCATCCAATCATGACGATAATGACTTAATAGCTCTACGACCTTTTCCGGTTCCATCTTGTTATCCGCCCCCCACTCAGTTATCAAAATTATAGCAAAAAAGCAAGGGAACGAAAACAGGACTATATTCTGTTTATGTACAGGCAGAACAAAAGCGCACGCGCCTTGCTCACCCCCGACAAGCTTAAGAACAGCCTCGGCGTGGCGCTTTTTGCCACACAGAGGGTGGGCTTAAGACCTCGAGGGGGTAGGCGCTGGAGCTGGACGTGGCTGTTTCAGCCAATAATTATCCACAGTCCATTACATTTATCATTTCCTATACAGGCACAAAAAAAGACCCTATCCTCTACTGGTTAGGGTCTTTTTTCCATTAAGCTTCTTGTACTTCTGGATACACGCTCACTTTTTTGCGATCGCGTCCCACACGTTCAAACTTAACGATGCCGTCAGCTTTAGCGAACAACGTATCGTCTCCGCCGCGTCCAACGTTAGCACCTGGATAGATTTTTGTACCGCGTTGGCGGTAAAGGATAGAGCCGCCTGTTACGAATTGTCCGTCTGCACGCTTGGCACCAAGACGTTTCGATTCGGAATCACGGCCGTTTTTCGTACTACCTTGACCTTTTTTCTGAGAGAAAAATTGTAGATTAAGACGTAGCATTTGGTTTGCACCTCCTTATTTTTCAGAGATGGTAATATACTTCCCATAGTCTCTTGCTATGGTCTCCAAGGATACCATCATACCCTCAAGCAGTAAATATGCTTTCGCTTTTGTTTCATCTGTTAAGTTTTCAGGCAGTTCCATCCGTAAATAACCGCCTTCTTCCCCAGCTTGTTCAATGATAGGTTCCATTTCACAAAGACGGATAACGGCATTTACAGATCCGAAAGAAACTGCTGAAACACCAGCGCAGACCAAGTCATAGCCTTCTGATACACTATCAGCATGACCGCTTAATTCAAACGCATGGATATTGCCTTGTTTACGGTACACAGCCACCTTAATCATACTATCAAACCTTATGCATTGATTTTATCAATGGTCAGTTTGGTGTAAGGCTGACGGTGACCTTGTTTACGATGGTAGTTCTTTTTCGGCTTGTATTTGAAGACAGTTACTTTTTTGCCGCGGCCTTGTTTTTCAACCTTAGCAGTTACAGTAGCACCATCTACATATGGAGCGCCGACTTTCACGTCATCTCCACCGACTACAAGTACTTTATCAAAAGTGACAGTAGCGCCGTCTTCGCCCTCTACTTTTTCTACGTAGATAGCTTGGCCTTCTTCTACTTTCACTTGTTTACCACCAGTTTCAATAATTGCGTACATACTTCTGCACCTCCTCGTTAAACTAAGACTCGCCATTCAGGTGTCAACGAGGTTGACTTATCGACCTGTTCTGAGCGGTTGTAGCATCGGGTGCTACGATGAATAACATACTGATGTTACCATAGTTTAAAAAAGTTTGTCAACACTTTCTGTCGCTTTGCCTCCGAGGTACACTTCCGCCTGCTTCTGGCTGCCTGCAAAGCCAATTTGATAACCTGCTCTCAGACTGTTGTCGGTAACCATGTATAACGAATTGCCCAATTTAGCCGAGAGTTCTGGAAGGGAAAGCAACTGTGAAAATAACTTGATGAATTCGTAACTTGCCACCACCACTACTGCATCGGCTCCGCTGTAAGATGCATCGTACAGATCCCTTTCCAGCATGTAGACACGCGTTGAAGCAGAAAGCCCCAATCCGCTATTACTGTTGTCCTGAAGCAAATAAGACAGAGAATACGACTCTCTTTTTCTGGTCATCTCCAGTAGACCGAGTTTCGTAAATCCGTAAATTTCGGTCCTTATCGGGTCATCAGTCAAATGCTGTCGAAAATGGCGGATCAGTTCGGAACGGTCTTCTTCTTTATCCATGTTGATAAAATCCACGATGATGATACCAGCAATATTCCGCAATCGCAACTGTCTGGCAATCTCTTCGGCCGCTATGCGGTTCGTTTTCACTGCGGTATGTTGTTTACTGTTCCTTCCCGTGAAAGAAGCAGAATTGACATCGATAACTGTCAATGCTTCCGTTTGATCTATGTACAACTCTACCCCTTTAGGTAATTTGACACGGCTCCTGATTGCATTTTCAAAAAGTTGATTCACAGAGTAAGGAAGTTCCTTTATCAGGTCTTTCTTCCATTCTGTTTTTTCTGCTAAGGCAGGGAAAGCTTGTCTGACGCTTCGGACCAAGTTCGCACTATCAATCACCACTTTATCCATTTTTTCCGGCGCGAAACTTCGCAGCAGTCGGTCGGGAATCAATTGGTCCTCAAATATACAGGAAGGAGTTTTGACAGACACTGCTTTTCCCGAAATCTCTTTCCACTGCCGGCGCAGCCTGTTCAACTCTTCCGCAACCAATGCGAAATCGGTTTGGGCAGCACTGGTACGGATGATGACCCCTTCTTCCTGGTTAAGAATGGTTCCCAACTTTTCTCTCCATTCGCTGCGTTGTGGTTCGGCAATTTTTTTGGAAACAGCCACATAGCCTCCAAAGGGCATATATATAATCGAAATTCCCGGCAGGGTAAGATTGGCAGTAAGCTTTGCTCCTTTTTCACCATATGCCGCCTTCTGGACCTGCACGAACAGACGCTGACCCTGGGTTAACATATTTTCCAGTTTGCGTTCTGGATTTTTTTTACCTTCAGGCAGTTCTTTTTTAAGTAAGAACCCGGGTCTTGAGGAACCAAAATCGACAAAGGCTGCCTGTAGACCCTTTTCGATTTTAGAAACTTGAGCCTGATAAATATTTCCGACTTGATCCTCCCAACCTGGACGATCGACAACAAACTCTTTGATTTCTCCATTTTCTTCAATGATTCCGACTTTTTCTGTTGCTTGTGCTTGTATATAAATGGTTAACAATGATTTTCATCCTCACTTGGAGCGGCTAAGTAATTCACCTGCACTCATCTGGTGCTGCTTCATCTTAAAGTAGGCATGTAGACAGGTTTGCTCTTCCAGCCAGTCGGAATCCCTTTTGGCTGGTTTCACATAAATATGATGTGTTTGTCCACGCTTAAATTGAAAAAACACGTGAAGCAATCTTGTACTGGGGGCAACGGTAACCGGCCGGATTTTCGGTTTTTCTGGAGTTGCCGTTAAGTAACGTTTCAACAGAAACCGCAAAAAGATATAGTAACGCTGTTTCCATTCTAATCGATTTTCCCATAATATAAAACCTGTCAGCATGACAGCGCTCAATGTGAATGGGAAAAACAGAACAAACGAGACAGCCGCGAACAATGAAAAAGCAATCGAACTGACGATTGTCATGGTGTGAGCCAGTTTAAAAGGCAAAAAATAGGATAATAACAAAAATACCATTTTGCCCCCGTCCAGTGGCCAGATCGGCAGCAAATTAAATAATAAGATGGTCGTGTTGTATAGAAAGCCAATTTCGATGAGGGAAGCGGGTACTACGGAAATTTCTTTACATGAAAACAGCAGCGCGTATATCCAAAGGTGCTGCAGCGGTCCGGCGGCAACAATCCAAGCTTCCTCCCTGATGGGCCTGCTGCTATGTTCTTCCGTTTCCATCACTCCGCCAAATACCCAGAGATTGATTTTTCTTATCCGCCAGCCATACCATTTCGCTGTAAAGTAATGGCCAAGCTCATGTACGATCACAATAAAAAATATAATCAGAAATTCTGCAAGTGTACCAGTCAGGACGGCCGTAAGTGCGAACAACCATAATATCGGGTGAATATGCAGTTGAGGAACCATGTTATGGCTGCTCGTCAACTTGCATCACCTGGACCGGATCGAGATACTGGTTGTTTTTTTGTATTGCAAAGTAAATGTCTTGTTTTTCTCCTTCTACTGGATCAAACTGCCCAATCACATGATTATCTCCAATAAATTGATATTGATAAACATCGATATCGGTCAAATATCCATAGATGCTTTTGCTTCGGTCAGCATGTTGGACGATGACAGTTTTTCCAGTATCCGATTTTTTGCCCGCGAAAATCACCGTTCCATCTTCTACTGCGACAACTTCAGATTTTTCATTGGCAGCAATCCGGATCGCTTCTCCATTTGATTGAAATGACTGGCTTACTGTCCCGTTCACTGGTAGAACAGCTGGAAGCTCCTCCGTTTCTTCCTGGTTCGGTACCATTGCCAACGGGCTGCCAAATTTATTTTGGTACCATGCATTCACGGAAGCAAACGGAAATTCTTC
Encoded proteins:
- the pheA gene encoding prephenate dehydratase produces the protein MVKKKIGYLGPKGTFTKIAVDSLFNGEEKADYATIPECMDAVENEEIDIAVVPLENAIEGTVHLTIDYMIHQVRLPIVAEIVVPIKQHLLVNERATESFLDIAHVYSHSHAIAQCHQFLHKHLQQADVHYTTSTGKAAEMVATSDPTAAAIGNKLAAKEYGLKILAEDIHDYPNNHTRFAVLSKQEEPVISSGHAAGTQKTTLLITLPSDYAGALHQVLSAFAWRKMNLSKIESRPMKTGLGNYYFIIDVIQAYDQVLFPGVKAELEALGCKVTLLGTYPVYQMNR
- a CDS encoding ACT domain-containing protein; its protein translation is MAEKEEKFYLVRNDILPDAMKKTIEAKALIERGKVESVFDAVKQVDLSRSAFYKYRDAVFPFQAMVKERMITLFFHLEDRAGTLSNLLDTVAKAGGNILTIHQTIPLQGKANVTLSLNTSAMTIQIETLIQQLKRLDFVDRVEILSSGA
- the obgE gene encoding GTPase ObgE, giving the protein MFVDQVKVYVKAGDGGNGLVAFRREKYVPMGGPAGGDGGNGGDIVFEVDEGLNTLMDFRYQKHFKAKRGENGMSKGQHGKNSEPLVLSVPPGTTVRDDDTGQVIADLVEHKQRAVIAQGGRGGRGNIRFATARNPAPELAENGEPGRERYIQIELKLIADVGLVGFPSVGKSTLLSVVSAAKPKIADYHFTTLSPNLGVVETTDQRSFVMADLPGLIEGAHEGVGLGHQFLRHVERTRVIVHVIDMAASEGRDPYEDYVAINNELKEYDMALENRPQIIVANKMDMPGAEDNLKEFKANMTDEFPVYPISTVTREGVRELLFAVADLLDTIPKESTPIEEKEERVVYKYEPEQEGFQITRDPDGAFVLSGERIEKLFRMTDFNRDESVRRFSRQMRGMGIDEALRKQGAEDGDTVRLLDYEFEFIE
- a CDS encoding Spo0B domain-containing protein, giving the protein MEPEKVVELLSHYRHDWMNAMQLISGYASMGKLDKVKEKIHEINAEMEKERRISSACLPQTALWAISFNWHHSNFRLDYDISLESNGYSIYDEEIASWLNKLIEVIGRHTNEMEMYEGNLTLHSDQLNQLVVLLEISGVYDTPEKMSKELSELDERFFVTVSEAEKNRCTVKWVCS
- the rpmA gene encoding 50S ribosomal protein L27, which translates into the protein MLRLNLQFFSQKKGQGSTKNGRDSESKRLGAKRADGQFVTGGSILYRQRGTKIYPGANVGRGGDDTLFAKADGIVKFERVGRDRKKVSVYPEVQEA
- a CDS encoding ribosomal-processing cysteine protease Prp → MIKVAVYRKQGNIHAFELSGHADSVSEGYDLVCAGVSAVSFGSVNAVIRLCEMEPIIEQAGEEGGYLRMELPENLTDETKAKAYLLLEGMMVSLETIARDYGKYITISEK
- the rplU gene encoding 50S ribosomal protein L21; translated protein: MYAIIETGGKQVKVEEGQAIYVEKVEGEDGATVTFDKVLVVGGDDVKVGAPYVDGATVTAKVEKQGRGKKVTVFKYKPKKNYHRKQGHRQPYTKLTIDKINA
- a CDS encoding Rne/Rng family ribonuclease translates to MLTIYIQAQATEKVGIIEENGEIKEFVVDRPGWEDQVGNIYQAQVSKIEKGLQAAFVDFGSSRPGFLLKKELPEGKKNPERKLENMLTQGQRLFVQVQKAAYGEKGAKLTANLTLPGISIIYMPFGGYVAVSKKIAEPQRSEWREKLGTILNQEEGVIIRTSAAQTDFALVAEELNRLRRQWKEISGKAVSVKTPSCIFEDQLIPDRLLRSFAPEKMDKVVIDSANLVRSVRQAFPALAEKTEWKKDLIKELPYSVNQLFENAIRSRVKLPKGVELYIDQTEALTVIDVNSASFTGRNSKQHTAVKTNRIAAEEIARQLRLRNIAGIIIVDFINMDKEEDRSELIRHFRQHLTDDPIRTEIYGFTKLGLLEMTRKRESYSLSYLLQDNSNSGLGLSASTRVYMLERDLYDASYSGADAVVVVASYEFIKLFSQLLSLPELSAKLGNSLYMVTDNSLRAGYQIGFAGSQKQAEVYLGGKATESVDKLF
- a CDS encoding M50 family metallopeptidase codes for the protein MTSSHNMVPQLHIHPILWLFALTAVLTGTLAEFLIIFFIVIVHELGHYFTAKWYGWRIRKINLWVFGGVMETEEHSSRPIREEAWIVAAGPLQHLWIYALLFSCKEISVVPASLIEIGFLYNTTILLFNLLPIWPLDGGKMVFLLLSYFLPFKLAHTMTIVSSIAFSLFAAVSFVLFFPFTLSAVMLTGFILWENRLEWKQRYYIFLRFLLKRYLTATPEKPKIRPVTVAPSTRLLHVFFQFKRGQTHHIYVKPAKRDSDWLEEQTCLHAYFKMKQHQMSAGELLSRSK
- a CDS encoding M23 family metallopeptidase; protein product: MKKDVRQIRKNIAKRKKEHPLSHSVPDKQVVAPFPQEEEKHGYLPFIPSQGQGTSPSSRRESFAVTLILKGILAGVLFFGVSMIHQLDADWVERPKQWTTQAFSEEFPFASVNAWYQNKFGSPLAMVPNQEETEELPAVLPVNGTVSQSFQSNGEAIRIAANEKSEVVAVEDGTVIFAGKKSDTGKTVIVQHADRSKSIYGYLTDIDVYQYQFIGDNHVIGQFDPVEGEKQDIYFAIQKNNQYLDPVQVMQVDEQP